The Spodoptera frugiperda isolate SF20-4 chromosome 8, AGI-APGP_CSIRO_Sfru_2.0, whole genome shotgun sequence DNA segment agtgctcgtgtgattttaattaaaacagtgcTAAGGGCTCTAGGACGCTGAATAACTGATATTAGTTTTAATAGTtgatataaattaatcacaatGAATAGAGATAAACGAGAACCAGAGTATCCAACGGAGTTGGAGTCTCAATTCGTAATGCGTTTACCTGAGGAGCCTGCAAAAGTTTTGAGAGAAGTGTTGAAATCCGGAGAGAACCTGAAAAACAGACTGACGATACAAATAGAAAACGACATGCGCACGGGCGAGGTAAGGTTTGATCACTGGTTGATGCACGCCAAGATCGTGGATCTACCAACCATCATAGAATCTCTAAAAACGATCGACAACAAGAGTTTCTACAAAACAGCAGATATATGCCAAATGATGATTTGTAAAGAAGAACCTGACCAACCATCCACAGAGGAAGAGTCACCagctaaaaataagaaaaaagatcCATACAAAGTTGACAAAAAGTTCCTATGGCCACACGGCATCACACCGCCTACGAAGAACGTACGGAAGCGTCGATTTAGAAAAACCCTTAAAAAGAAGTATGTAGAAGCACCAGAAATTGAAAAGGAAGTGAAGAGGCTGCTGAGAGCAGACAATGAGGCTGTTAGTGTTAACTGGGAGGTCATCAAGGAGGAAGATGACCATCCCAAACAAGAACAGAGTGCGCCTGTTAATCTCAAACCAGAGAAGAAAACTAAAGCTGAACGTAATCCCAAACGAGAGTCTGTCTCTGTTGATGTATCTAACCATGAGTCTTCCAATGTTGTGGACATATTTGGTGGAGCAGTCAGTGACTCGGATTTGGAGGATGATAATATTAATGTGGAGATGGAAGACAGTCGGTTGTCAGCTTATGACAGTAGACTATCTGACACCAA contains these protein-coding regions:
- the LOC118275449 gene encoding transcription initiation factor TFIID subunit 7, with the protein product MNRDKREPEYPTELESQFVMRLPEEPAKVLREVLKSGENLKNRLTIQIENDMRTGEVRFDHWLMHAKIVDLPTIIESLKTIDNKSFYKTADICQMMICKEEPDQPSTEEESPAKNKKKDPYKVDKKFLWPHGITPPTKNVRKRRFRKTLKKKYVEAPEIEKEVKRLLRADNEAVSVNWEVIKEEDDHPKQEQSAPVNLKPEKKTKAERNPKRESVSVDVSNHESSNVVDIFGGAVSDSDLEDDNINVEMEDSRLSAYDSRLSDTNSMHGEGPSKSTMPTQFRSHMFQSPQDLAPKSFPGHSRATTPAASGMSKSGGLSSEDDGDYQPRDNMSKDNMTLRIEQLRAELEELKQRRQRTQHEIAGMENLALRQRFQDILHTLNQDIMYKEMEYQGLLTLQNSDDI